A single region of the Pseudomonas mandelii genome encodes:
- a CDS encoding sulfite exporter TauE/SafE family protein, whose translation MFYLLLAFFGCVTGVTAVLFGFGGGFVVVPLLYRMLMASHGADDPVSQSAMHIAVATSTCVMIVNALIATGKHRRAGNLIRHYLWPLGGFIGLGAILGALAAMWVSGEVIRYAFIAYLGVTIVDCLFRRGFLTASDTTIPRRLGRAEVSGGGVGIGIIATFLGVGGSVMTVPLLRRCGLSMSQATSMANPLSLPVALAGTLTYMAMAGFTEFDLGPWFVGYVDLLAFAVLTMGSLVGIRLATPWIGRIPDRVHARVYVGLLVLVMVSMCLN comes from the coding sequence ATGTTTTATCTCCTGCTGGCATTTTTCGGGTGCGTGACTGGCGTCACTGCGGTGTTGTTCGGCTTTGGCGGCGGCTTCGTTGTGGTGCCATTGCTTTATCGCATGCTCATGGCTAGCCACGGTGCCGATGACCCCGTCAGCCAATCGGCAATGCACATTGCCGTGGCGACTTCGACCTGCGTGATGATCGTCAACGCACTGATCGCCACCGGCAAACACCGCCGCGCCGGTAATCTCATTCGTCATTATCTGTGGCCGCTGGGCGGGTTCATCGGCCTGGGCGCAATCCTCGGAGCGCTCGCCGCGATGTGGGTGAGTGGCGAGGTGATTCGTTATGCCTTCATCGCGTACCTGGGCGTGACCATTGTGGATTGCCTGTTCCGACGTGGTTTTCTGACAGCGTCCGACACCACAATCCCACGACGGTTGGGGAGGGCGGAAGTGTCTGGCGGTGGTGTAGGAATCGGCATTATCGCGACCTTTCTCGGCGTAGGCGGCAGTGTCATGACTGTGCCGTTGTTGCGTCGATGCGGGTTGAGCATGAGTCAGGCGACGTCCATGGCTAATCCGTTAAGTCTGCCGGTGGCGTTGGCCGGGACGCTGACTTACATGGCGATGGCGGGGTTCACCGAGTTTGATCTGGGACCGTGGTTTGTCGGTTATGTGGATCTGCTGGCGTTTGCGGTGTTGACGATGGGATCGTTGGTGGGGATTCGGTTGGCCACGCCTTGGATCGGGCGGATTCCGGATCGGGTGCATGCGCGGGTCTATGTGGGGTTGCTGGTGTTGGTGATGGTCAGCATGTGCCTGAACTGA
- a CDS encoding HNH endonuclease — MAIKAVSKERIDKAMLEFDHKFRSRREWQGWENNLAHRYAVHAGGELYPAKKIVSLATGIAVGEFSGGHPTNSYLEKRGFTIVELPRGECAPVLQFTPGAVYDRKTEINGPFGGSLQNGIAASAIYPAIFLFTGDSGEQYGYADHWEDGAFFYTGQGQRGPMTLTRGNRAIAEHANDGRALHLFKSRGKGNGYAYVGEFSCADMFQRTQPDVSGQARTAIVFRLVPVGIPSGMIEDEEEDEEKADLPDSLAAARLAALAACKPGSDELGQSAPRKIYQRSRKVAHYVLMRAQGECESCERPAPFMKKDGRPYLEPHHVNRLSDGGLDHPRYVGAVCPSCHREIHSGVHGALVNERLKQRLEVIER; from the coding sequence GTGGCGATCAAAGCGGTTTCGAAGGAGCGAATAGACAAAGCAATGCTGGAGTTTGATCATAAATTTCGGAGTAGGCGTGAGTGGCAAGGCTGGGAAAACAATTTAGCTCACCGTTATGCGGTTCACGCGGGCGGTGAACTGTATCCGGCGAAGAAAATCGTCTCTTTGGCGACCGGTATTGCCGTAGGCGAGTTCTCCGGTGGACACCCCACCAACAGTTACCTAGAAAAGCGAGGCTTCACTATTGTGGAGTTACCGCGTGGGGAGTGCGCGCCTGTATTGCAGTTCACACCGGGCGCTGTTTACGACCGAAAAACTGAGATCAATGGACCGTTCGGTGGAAGCCTGCAAAACGGCATTGCAGCGTCCGCTATCTACCCTGCGATTTTTTTGTTCACGGGCGATAGCGGTGAGCAATACGGGTATGCCGACCATTGGGAAGACGGCGCCTTCTTTTACACCGGTCAAGGACAACGCGGGCCGATGACTTTGACTCGAGGCAACCGAGCCATTGCTGAACATGCCAATGATGGCCGAGCGCTGCACTTGTTTAAGTCCCGCGGCAAAGGTAATGGCTACGCTTACGTGGGCGAGTTTTCTTGCGCTGACATGTTTCAACGAACCCAGCCGGATGTGAGCGGCCAGGCTCGGACGGCAATTGTTTTTCGATTAGTCCCTGTGGGCATTCCTAGTGGAATGATTGAGGATGAAGAAGAGGATGAGGAAAAGGCTGACCTTCCCGACTCTCTGGCTGCTGCGCGGTTGGCTGCACTGGCTGCATGTAAGCCTGGCAGTGATGAGTTAGGGCAATCCGCTCCTCGTAAGATCTATCAGCGCAGCCGTAAGGTTGCGCACTATGTGCTGATGCGCGCTCAGGGGGAGTGTGAGAGCTGTGAGAGGCCGGCTCCTTTTATGAAGAAGGATGGCAGGCCCTACCTAGAGCCGCATCACGTCAACCGGCTCTCAGATGGTGGGTTAGATCATCCACGCTATGTGGGGGCTGTATGCCCAAGTTGTCATCGGGAAATTCATTCTGGAGTGCACGGGGCGTTGGTGAATGAAAGGCTGAAGCAGCGGTTGGAAGTTATTGAGCGCTGA
- a CDS encoding BRO-N domain-containing protein, whose protein sequence is MTDPYIPTIFTRHNLSLHALLLENQPWFCARGLGRLMGFHLNDRVVSKLDEDQRHTLLIEYHGQPEKRLMLSESGVYALLVYHYAPGNRLLREWLTHQVVPALRDAGQSKNADRPMLSLLDWPEMSLSLLHWQDEGWIRLRDMPYLLLNRTRRRVPAVKPWWRKVLEAFHNSKHSVG, encoded by the coding sequence ATGACTGATCCCTACATCCCCACAATTTTCACCCGCCATAACCTCTCCCTCCACGCTCTCCTCCTGGAAAACCAACCATGGTTCTGCGCCCGCGGCCTAGGTCGCTTAATGGGCTTCCATCTGAATGATCGCGTGGTCAGCAAATTGGACGAGGATCAGCGACATACATTGTTGATTGAGTACCACGGCCAACCGGAAAAACGGCTGATGCTCAGCGAGTCCGGTGTATATGCATTGTTGGTGTATCACTACGCGCCGGGGAATCGGTTGTTGCGTGAATGGCTGACTCATCAAGTGGTGCCGGCCCTACGCGATGCGGGGCAGTCGAAGAATGCAGATCGGCCGATGTTGAGTTTGTTGGATTGGCCGGAGATGTCGTTGAGTCTGTTGCATTGGCAGGATGAAGGCTGGATTCGATTGCGGGACATGCCTTATCTGTTGCTGAATCGCACGCGAAGGCGCGTTCCAGCGGTTAAGCCTTGGTGGCGTAAGGTCTTAGAGGCGTTTCACAATTCGAAGCATTCGGTCGGTTAG